The following nucleotide sequence is from Centropristis striata isolate RG_2023a ecotype Rhode Island chromosome 7, C.striata_1.0, whole genome shotgun sequence.
TGTATATTTCCTATTTCCTTGAAAAATCTGTCATCTATGTAGTGGCGCCCTCACCTGGTGGTTATGTCTCTGAATGACTTCCAAAAACACAGTGGGACGATCCTGAACGGGCTTGGTGAAGATCTGAAGTAAATAGCCGTTGTCGTCATGGTCCACCAAGATCTTCAGCTCCTTGATTTGAGCAAGATCAAATtgaataatttttacattttggttgTGGTGAAGCTGAATAATTAACTCTACTCCAAAGCACTACACAGCGTTGAACAATGTGCTCCTCCAGAGCTAGTTACCAGATATGGACATGGATTTAATCATTGCTTTGAGTATGTGGTTCATAACCGCAATCAAATTTGTTCAAATATGATCTTAGTTCTGACCTGCAGAACATCCAGGTCTTCTGAGATTTTGACCTTTGAGTGTTTCAAGTTCTCCCTCAGCTGGTCGTAGTAGGTATCTGGCACACACATAAACTCTGTCCCACGCTCCTTTAGGTTACGAATCTACAAGGGATTCATCAGAGGTTTATTGTTGCTGTTATTGGCGTGAATCTACATGCAAAAGGCCAAGGTGTCCTGTAGACTTACTGCAGTGATGATATCTGATGTGTTCATGGCTATATGCTGCACTCCTGGACCCCCATAGTACTCCACATACTCCTGTGAGTGAAAATGTAGGGAAAGGTTATTTAATCATCATTGTGCAAGTAAATTGTTTCTAGTCCACGCTTAAGGGCAGTTCACTCCAAGATTTTGggctgaactgtccctttaaagtgTAAAGCACATGCCTGGATTTGAGACTTTCTCTTCCCCATGGCAGGCTCGTTGATGGGCATCTTCACAGTCTCCTCGTGGTTTGTCACAACAATGGAGCGCAGGGCACTAAACTGTGTCTGAAGCTGCTTGTCATCCACTGACCAGAAGCGGTGGAAGAGAAGGTTTCTTTGATACCTACGTTAGATGGCAAACCAGAGGTCAAGAGCTGCAGCTCAAACACTTACCATTCACAATACAACATATGTTGGAGAGCCATAAATgtttagtgtgtgttttttactgCTGCATAGCAAACACAAGCTGTTCTCAGATCTGCTACTTTCATctcatgtttaaaataaaaaagttgcgGTCTGCAAGAATGAGTTTGAGTTGTGAGCTGGTTCAATCAGTTTTAGATCCTATGCTTGAATAAAAGTAACTACTACCACACAAACCtcaatatacattacaattattataatgattgaaagtcaaagcagcaaatcttcacatttcaGGAGCTTGAACCATGAAATGTTAgtttatgacttaataattaTCAAAGTAGATGCCAATAATTTCACCTATGTTGATTGATCAACTAATACAGGCTGTAGTTTTGGGTAGTTCAATTTACAACAAAACatcttattttataatatttctgtatgttttgtgtGCAAAAACTTTATGTTTAGTGTAAAGCTGTGTGATAACTGAgttatagtggagtagaagtagacGGTGGCATTCAATGAAAAGATTCAATTAAAGACGAAGTACTTTAAAtttgtacagtatttgagtaaatgtggcctacttagttactttccatcacTGCTCTTCACATCTAAAATCCTCCAGCCTGTGCTACACCCCACTGTCCAGGATTAACCAATGAGCTTGCTCATTTAGAGAGCTGCCTTCCCCCGCCTTCACATGCCTACATAATGGAGCAGAAACAAGATCCAGATGTGAAGAACTACTGGAGAACCACTTAAGAAAACGCAAAGTCATGCTGATCACAGACTTGTGCCAAAGAATCAGAGTTATGTAAGAATCAGACGCCCTTTGACTCCTCCTCTCATCCACCCCTCTGCAGAGTATGTAGTAGGTATGTTGTCATCACTTGTGCATGCCTCTAATCTCTCTACAAGAAACAGTTGAGTCCATTACCAGTCCACCACTGGGACCATCTCATCATCCGGCTGGTTTCCCACAACGTGATCGATGAAGTTCAGCTTTCCACTTGGTCTGTGTGGAATAATGGAagcaaagatataaaaaaaaacatagagtATATTAGCTCTCATTCTGACTTAATCAATTTATGACCACAATAACGACTTGTGTACACTCACAGTTTGGATAATGATGGGTCCTTGAATAGAGGCGTGTGGAAGCCCGGCAGAAACAGCCCAGTGTATCCTGTCCTCTCCACAAACGTGTGTGTGGTGTCACCATActgcaacaaacaaaataataataataataataatcagaaaCCATACCAATAAAGTgctaaaaaattgaaattaaaacattttaggaCTCGTGCAAATATTTGAATACAGATTCAGTAAATTCAGAAATAAAGTAATACAGAACTTAAatggaaacaataaaaaagtattattaataaaacatttaagttATACTGGCAATAAATGGCCCTGAGGAGTccattgcaaaaaataaaatcaaacaatgaaataataagaaaaataaaatacccaATAATGGTATAAGATGAaaaccattaaaataaacagataagacgttacaaataaaatgctgtgctaaaattaataaaaggcttttttgaAAAGTGATTTCACATAGTAAATAGCAAGTCTAAAATTCTGACATTGTTTTAAATAGGGCAATTTCAACTTACTGTATTTCATAATATGCTAAATCGCAATAGTTATTTAAATACCCCATGAATTCATACTTCGTTAATTGTCTTACCGTTTGCAGTACGGCCAGCCTGACTGTACCAAACTTGTCCTCCAGAGTGAAGGGCTCTTTTACAATAACTGCACCTCGCTCTCTGGCTTTCTGTGAACAAGGATCAATGgaatatgaaaatatgaaatcttatagcattttttttaccagcagTTACCTCAAATGTGAATAACATGTTTGATAATAGCCgagatttcacatttaaatgaaaacctGCATTGTTACCTGCACCAGGAAGTCACAGTTCTCCACTGTAAATGCAATATCCTTCACTCCATCCCCATGTTTGACTAAATGATCTCCCATCTCTGAGGTAAAAGGATAAGAAAAATGTCTTTAGCCACACAGTTGACCATTTTGTTCATATTACGATGCATCTTCATCTCTTTCTGTGCCTATAattatgatatgcatttttgtacattttgttaaTAGAATTTTGACAAATCTATAGGAATAACTGTAAAACAAAGGTATTTCTGTGATGTACTCTTATGCACACTAAAAGGGACTGTTTGGagtttatttgacaaaaaaaatcaggataTATCAGGACATGTTTTGcataattcattcttttttgtttttattgatataATTTTGGGATAAAATGAGGCATACAATTATTGGATGCAAGCACAGTTAATGAACACTGAGTGTCCTGAATTGAGAGAAACCCCTCTTTTTGCCATACTAAGTATGTATTATTAATAGTGACATGTGGCTGATGAAAGCTGATCAGTGTCGTACCTTTGTTTCCAGGATTGATGGCCGATGAGAACACATACATGATCTGTAAAATACAAAGTGAAGACATCAGATCCTCTTAACTCTGTCATTTGATTTACTGCGTACAAAGttatcataaatatttattgaaagCTAGTGTTACAATCCACATTACTCAAGAAAACTATGTATCATGAGATCAGTAGCATAATGagatataatttatattaattatactCACTAAACACCTGCACAGAAAGGTGTTTGTCAGGTTTTTTTGTTGCACTACTATATTATTTTTCCTGTTCTAAAGATGATTCTTTACCTTGCCTTGTTTGACCACATGGGACGCCACATCACGACTTCCTGTCTCCAAACCCTGGTAAGCCAAAGGCTCAAACCCCAGCTTGTTACAGTAATATGATGCAGCCTGTTGAAGACAACGATTTTAACTCAACAGAAAAATCACATATTACATCTTACAGTGAACTGAAGTCTGGCATGATTGCAGCAGGTTGGCCTTAAACTTTCTAATAGCGCCATCTCCTGGTGATGAGTGAGGCTTGACTTAGTTTGTGGCTGTGGGGAAATTTAGTATGTGGTCTGGGGTTTTTACATACTGTGTCCCCTCCACCCCTCAGGAGAACCAATAGCCTTGCTGTGTGTATAGTCTACCCCTCCATATGTGTAAAAAAGTTGCccagaacaaaaaataaaaatgtgcccTCCAAAAAGGGCAGTGAGTAAGTTAACTTACCTGTTTTGCATTTCCTACCCAGAATGTAAGGTGGTCGAAGCAGAGGAACCTGCCCTGCTCATGCTAAAGACAAGaagaacatttattttgtaatgctTTTGTCATAATAAGCAGATCTTTATTTAATCAGGCAGTCACACtgagattaatttaataaattaattaatacatttctgttcatttcatttaaaaggTGCTTGCATAGTACCTGTGACCAGTTCTGCCAACATTAGCTCAAACATGAATGAAATCTAAGGTTAAATAGTTACTGGTGTACTGTAGTACAGTAGatctttataaatatatattatgagTTAAAATACATTCAAAGTGAATTACAATCAGTAGCATTATTAAATGTTGGATGAGTGCCATTAAAAGTCTGGTCtcagtgctgttgttttccaCTCAGTGTCCATCTGCTTAATTCCTGCAACATTTCTTGAAGTCTGTTTAGCAGACACATATGATAAAGTCACCTACCTTTTCGCCTTTATCTGTGTATGTCGTCTACAATCACAAAAAGGCAACAGTCATtatattacaaagaaaaaaagtcatgctGAAGTACCTTTACAAATGCTTTGTAAACACCAAGTTTCTTTATCACAGGTAATAACAGAAATAAGCAATATGAAATTATTCAACAATGAAAGGTAACTCACCATCTTGCTTCTGGTGACCTGCTCTGACAGCCAGAAAGAAATCTACAATGAACCTCAGAATTTAAGAGCTAGGAAGGAAGTTTCTAAATACCCACCCACCGGTGGGTGAGGAGGAGATATtggaggagaaacaggaggagggaggagtagTGATGCTTGGTCCACGTTTGCTGTTACACAATGATTACTTGGGAAAACAAGACAATGTGAGTTAAATCGGACAACATATAAATACAAGTGTTTGCAAAGGTTGAGTTCTGTCTCCtagtttattgtgtgtttgaatgGCTTATCAAACAACTGAATCAGTGTGACACAGGCTATTATCAGTCATCTTATGCATACAGATGACCGTATAACTTAATACATATAATACAAGTCTGCAATTGTCAAAATGAGTAATGTGATGACAGTTAGACATAGAGTTTTTCCTGTGTTTCACTTGTGCATTAGGCCTCTAAAAACATGCAAAGGAGGGACATATCTTGGCCCTTTTCTCACTGATGATTTGCATTTTAAGAGATATATCAATAGTGATGGAAAACAATGTGTTGTTGTGCAAGTTTAGTCAGTGTTCTTTCAATGTCAAAAGTTATATTTAGAGCTTTCGGCACACCTGCGAATCTCATCTTTTGTGTCACTTAAAAAAGTGTGCAGAGGCTCATAGTGGATTATACATTGATGCAATGAGGTTGTTGCTTCAGCTTTATTAGGTGGCATAGTGCCAGTCAGCGTCTGATGAATAATTTTATGTGTTGTCTCAATGAGTCAGAGGCTTTTATCAGCCCTAGGAAAAACCATTCTCGGTGCTCATCCAAGCTCCGAAAACACTGACGAGATAGTCTACAtataattttgttgttgttttgtaagtATTGTTTTGAGGTTTGAATAAAACTAAACACATGTAAacatgcgtaattcactgtcaGTTTGATGCTAGTGActatgattaaaataaatgtcatactaTGAAATATACCTACCCCCAAGGgtaaattttgttttgtaaaatgaatggTTATCCTATGCAtcctaaacacatttttttcttccaagaaatacataaaatctgTTTTGTCCTCAGAGGTTTAGAATTACATGcagctgcttttttttccagaagaaAAAAGCCCATATGTTAGTGTTTAGGGGCGAGAGGAGGCTCACTCATGCAGGACTCTCATTGGCTCACTGGTGTTGAGCTGAGTGAACCCTAGAAAATGACCCCATGTCATTGATCTCTTCCACATATTCCACATACCAATAACTATGATTATTCCAGTTAAAAACGTATAAAAAAGGAGCTAGAGTATGATgctgctgtaaaaacaaaaaacccatcTAAAACCACTTAGCAGTGTTTGTACTCTGTTTTGGGGGCTTTATAAGCTGAATTAATGGGTTTCATCTGGTGCCCAAGTGCAGCTGAGGGGGTTAAGGTTGCTCACATTATAggcaaaattatatatatatatacgtatattcATTCAGACTACATCTGAAAGCATGCATGATCTTAAAGCAACAGAACCTGAATTGGAGTTACAGGATTTTGCCTCATTTTCTCCAGAACTTTTCGGATTTAAGCAAAACACAAGCAGTATTGCCTCTATTCTTGATACAAATTTAGTCAAGTCCTCTATGCAAAACGTGCTTTGCTAGATTTCCCTACAAAGcctaattgcagtaactacatttttggatgaaattgagttttaactaaaaatgaactccttcatgtctgttttatcttgtggcacagttttagatttcaactttgctttaattcagagaaataattatataaaaattgcagtaactacaatatccaactcaaaactaaaGCAGACTGCGGTTAACCTCccgcagtctgctttggatatatttatgcatttaaacataaaacaaaagcagtgtagccttgtattttttcattgtgttgaatagtgaagacaggaatagtagaaattataagtttatttgatagggaaattattatctagaaagTGATTAagtgaaaaaagtgagataaaattatataaagactaaaatataacattactttttaatattaagtctaaaatatgcagaTATttaaatagagttgttaaacacttttaaatacactgataacaaaatcaatttgaaaat
It contains:
- the hpdb gene encoding 4-hydroxyphenylpyruvate dioxygenase gives rise to the protein MTTYTDKGEKHEQGRFLCFDHLTFWVGNAKQAASYYCNKLGFEPLAYQGLETGSRDVASHVVKQGKIMYVFSSAINPGNKEMGDHLVKHGDGVKDIAFTVENCDFLVQKARERGAVIVKEPFTLEDKFGTVRLAVLQTYGDTTHTFVERTGYTGLFLPGFHTPLFKDPSLSKLPSGKLNFIDHVVGNQPDDEMVPVVDWYQRNLLFHRFWSVDDKQLQTQFSALRSIVVTNHEETVKMPINEPAMGKRKSQIQEYVEYYGGPGVQHIAMNTSDIITAIRNLKERGTEFMCVPDTYYDQLRENLKHSKVKISEDLDVLQELKILVDHDDNGYLLQIFTKPVQDRPTVFLEVIQRHNHQGFGAGNFKSLFEAIEADQHARGNLTVLTPNGVSKNV